A genomic region of Vitis vinifera cultivar Pinot Noir 40024 chromosome 7, ASM3070453v1 contains the following coding sequences:
- the LOC100855254 gene encoding ethylene-responsive transcription factor-like protein At4g13040 isoform X1 encodes MVSLRRRKNLGLCAGRASFLAPLPKFSENGNAPVNHVQPARPFSVQPVPSDDAKQPIVVNSAKVGPGSSNVSGSSSSKEQHSKPFSGQEIKRRKRHRRKHFQDQEPCVMRGVYFKNMKWQAAIKVDKKQIHLGTVGSQEEAAHLYDRAAFMCGREPNFELPEEEKDELRQFKWEEFLAMTRHAITNKKHKRRLGAGLQKHSEPPQQNSDVEGEQGTNGFSASEDVEPDTSAS; translated from the exons ATGGTGAGCTTAAGGAGGCGCAAAAACCTGGGACTTTGTGCTG GACGCGCTTCTTTTCTAGCTCCACTTCCTAAGTTTTCTGAGAATGGTAATGCTCCTGTCAATCATGTCCAACCGGCAAGACCATTCAGTGTGCAACCTGTGCCTTCTGATGATGCTAAACAACCAATAGTG GTAAATTCCGCGAAAGTAGGTCCTGGATCCTCGAATGTATCTGGTTCTAGCTCATCAAAAGAGCAGCATAGTAAGCCATTTTCAG GACAAGAAATTAAACGCAGAAAACGACACCGGAGAAAGCATTTTCAAGACCAGGAACCATGTGTAATGAGAGGTGTCTATTTCAAGAATATGAAATGGCAGGCAGCAATAAAAGTCGACAAGAAACAAATCCACTTAGGAACTGTTGGTTCACAGGAAGAAGCTGCCCATCTGTATGACAG GGCTGCTTTTATGTGCGGGAGAGAGCCCAACTTCGAGCTTCCAGAGGAGGAGAAGGATGAACTTAGGCAGTTCAAATGGGAAGAGTTCTTGGCAATGACCCGTCATGCAATCACTAACAAAA AACACAAGAGAAGGCTTGGGGCAGGGTTGCAGAAGCATTCTGAGCCTCCACAGCAGAATAGTGATGTGGAGGGCGAGCAAGGCACAAATGGTTTCTCAGCTTCAGAAGATGTAGAGCCAGATACATCAGCCTCTTGA
- the LOC100245423 gene encoding uncharacterized protein LOC100245423 — protein sequence MSSNEKNLESSSSSDSSSSSEFWKERFFIPTLLAGIVGGGTGLVSKYRKVHGLANISATYAANFAIVTGCYCGAREFVRRNRGTGPDDLISSAVGGFGSGAILGCLQGGRAGAVRYSVMFSVAGTSVDFAILKLKPVWKNFSESISQKSEDWLKLPEWSPIQVLDEEALAAKKAREQKLYGQRALGSLNKEES from the exons ATGTCGTCAAATGAGAAAAACCTAGAATCCTCTTCCTCTTCCGATTCGTCTTCCTCATCTGAGTTTTGGAAGGAGCGCTTCTTCATCCCCACTCTTCTTGCAG GGATTGTTGGTGGAGGAACTGGATTGGTATCCAAATATCGAAAAGTCCATGGACTCGCTAACATTTCTGCTACTTACGCTGCTAATTTTGCTATTGTCACTGGTTGCTATTGCG GAGCACGTGAATTTGTACGACGAAATCGAGGTACAGGTCCTGATGATCTAATAAGTTCTGCAGTTGGTGGCTTTGGTAGTGGTGCTATTCTAGGGTGCCTTCAAG GTGGTCGAGCAGGTGCTGTCCGATACTCAGTCATGTTTTCTGTTGCAGGAACATCAGTGGATTTTGCCATTCTTAAACTAAAACCTGTTTGGAAGAACTTCAGTGAGTCCATATCACAGAAGAGTGAGGATTGGCTGAAATTGCCAGAGTGGTCCCCCATCCAAGTCCTTGATGAGGAAGCCCTTGCTGCAAAGAAAGCTCGGGAACAAAAACTTTATGGGCAGAGGGCACTTGGAAGTCTAAATAAAGAAGAATCTTGA
- the LOC100266010 gene encoding FHA domain-containing protein FHA2, which yields MGSSSGSDVEAGFAKLQGEDFEYYMQTYSIILGRNSKKSTVDVDLSSLGGGMNISRHHARIFYDFQRRRFALEVLGKNGCLVEGVLHLPGNPPVKLDSQDLLQIGDKEFYFLLPVRSILGGTGASVRHHHSAASLHLPPPPPAPIPGRISVASGIGGKKGRGGRLLSEYFDDDYDDEEGSGSGKKMRREGHEVFGGKAGLSGQLVLVDKKAEARSRVDRDADNHQLLQLEEKDVVSSVATVLSDLCGPGEWMPMEKLHAELVEQYSSVWHHSRVRKYLTSEEWSSPESKGKPWFGLLMLLRKYPEHFVINTRSKGRITLEFVSLVSLLS from the exons ATGGGAAGCAGCAGCGGCAGCGACGTGGAGGCGGGGTTTGCCAAACTCCAGGGAGAGGATTTTGAGTACTACATGCAGACGTATTCCATCATCCTTGGCCGCAATAGCAAGAAATCAACCGTAGATGTTGACCTTTCCAGCCTCGGCGGTGGCATGAACATCTCCCGCCACCACGCCCGCATCTTCTACGACTTCCAGCGACGCCGTTTTGCCCTCGAGGTCCTCGGCAAGAACGGATGCCTCGTGGAGGGGGTGCTCCACCTTCCTGGTAATCCTCCGGTGAAGCTTGATTCTCAGGATTTGCTCCAGATTGGGGACAAGGAATTCTATTTTCTATTGCCGGTGAGGAGCATTCTCGGGGGTACTGGCGCCAGCGTGCGCCACCACCACTCAGCGGCCTCGCTCCATTTGCCGCCTCCGCCTCCTGCTCCGATTCCGGGTCGGATTTCGGTGGCGAGTGGAATTGGGGGAAAGAAAGGGAGAGGGGGTAGGCTTTTGAGTGAATATTTTGATGATGACTATGACGACGAGGAGGGCAGCGGCAGTGGGAAGAAGATGAGGAGGGAGGGGCATGAGGTTTTTGGTGGAAAGGCTGGATTGTCTGGGCAATTGG TTTTGGTGGACAAGAAGGCAGAAGCAAGATCCAGAGTAGACAGAGATGCAGATAATCATCAACTTTTACAGTTGGAAGAGAAGGATGTGGTGTCATCTGTGGCTACAGTGCTTTCTGATCTTTGTGGCCCTGGGGAATGGATGCCTATGGAGAAACTCCATGCCGAG CTGGTGGAGCAGTACAGTAGTGTCTGGCATCACAGCCGAGTAAGAAAATATCTCACTTCTGAGGAATGGTCTAGTCCGGAATCCAAAGGGAAACCATGGTTTGGCTTGCTTATGCTGTTGAGAAAATACCCAGAACACTTTGTCATCAACACTAGATCCAAGGGCCGGATAACCCTGGAGTTTGTGTCTCTTGTGTCTCTGCTTTCATAA
- the LOC100855254 gene encoding ethylene-responsive transcription factor-like protein At4g13040 isoform X2 yields the protein MVSLRRRKNLGLCAGRASFLAPLPKFSENGNAPVNHVQPARPFSVQPVPSDDAKQPIVVNSAKVGPGSSNVSGSSSSKEQHRQEIKRRKRHRRKHFQDQEPCVMRGVYFKNMKWQAAIKVDKKQIHLGTVGSQEEAAHLYDRAAFMCGREPNFELPEEEKDELRQFKWEEFLAMTRHAITNKKHKRRLGAGLQKHSEPPQQNSDVEGEQGTNGFSASEDVEPDTSAS from the exons ATGGTGAGCTTAAGGAGGCGCAAAAACCTGGGACTTTGTGCTG GACGCGCTTCTTTTCTAGCTCCACTTCCTAAGTTTTCTGAGAATGGTAATGCTCCTGTCAATCATGTCCAACCGGCAAGACCATTCAGTGTGCAACCTGTGCCTTCTGATGATGCTAAACAACCAATAGTG GTAAATTCCGCGAAAGTAGGTCCTGGATCCTCGAATGTATCTGGTTCTAGCTCATCAAAAGAGCAGCATA GACAAGAAATTAAACGCAGAAAACGACACCGGAGAAAGCATTTTCAAGACCAGGAACCATGTGTAATGAGAGGTGTCTATTTCAAGAATATGAAATGGCAGGCAGCAATAAAAGTCGACAAGAAACAAATCCACTTAGGAACTGTTGGTTCACAGGAAGAAGCTGCCCATCTGTATGACAG GGCTGCTTTTATGTGCGGGAGAGAGCCCAACTTCGAGCTTCCAGAGGAGGAGAAGGATGAACTTAGGCAGTTCAAATGGGAAGAGTTCTTGGCAATGACCCGTCATGCAATCACTAACAAAA AACACAAGAGAAGGCTTGGGGCAGGGTTGCAGAAGCATTCTGAGCCTCCACAGCAGAATAGTGATGTGGAGGGCGAGCAAGGCACAAATGGTTTCTCAGCTTCAGAAGATGTAGAGCCAGATACATCAGCCTCTTGA